A part of Bombus affinis isolate iyBomAffi1 chromosome 12, iyBomAffi1.2, whole genome shotgun sequence genomic DNA contains:
- the LOC126922359 gene encoding bumetanide-sensitive sodium-(potassium)-chloride cotransporter — MDDEVISGCQNNKRSPMTLNVSGLWDVVPRLDHYRLSRRAKRPSLSTLHEGNLIKDTNIEAGQIGVTQQGHTGIKLGWIQGVLIPCLLNIWGVMLFLRLSWVVAQAGILQSIIIIGISAAVCVITTLSLSAISTNGEVKGGGIYFIISRTLGAEFGASVGIVFAFANAVSASMNTIGFCDSLNDLLREHNMQIIDNGVNDVRIVGIIALIVMIMICAIGMEWESKAQNFLIAIIVAAIFDFLIGTIIGPKNTTQEAYGFLGFSSEVFMNNLGPDYRFSENSNQTFFSVFAIFFPSVTGIQAGANISGDLKDPASSIPIGTLLALLISMLSYVTFVFFAGGAAIRDASGIVSANDTIVNCIPNVNCTYGLHNSYSVMQLMSVWGPLIYAGCFAATLSTALTNLLSVPRLIQALGQDRIYPGLIYFSKSYGKHGEPYRGYVLTFFVAALFLLIANLNVVAPLISNFYLASYALINFCTFHAALIRPLGWRPTFRYYNTWLSLFGFITCVSIMFLIDWVTSLVTFVIIFALYLIVVYRKPDVNWGSSTQAQTYKTALSIVYRLNSIDEHVKNYAPQILALSGAPGARPALLHLANLITKNHSLLISGEIHPTRLSYRLRSMRLRNGYAWLHQQRIKSFYHVVEDLSFERGASALMQATGVGKLAPNVVLMGYKTHWSTCNHKDLQEYFNVLHNAFDQKLAVAMLRIAEGLDCSEVATANGDDEHGVLAQSSYDLTGSTLMHVDSNLSMSSQIPRVQSVPTIGTQFVPVDAPQIVRDSPTHGSARDHLKNKRKHAIEKLMEKRHAMTPVPERLAIFQRKHKNGTIDVWWLYDDGGLTILLPYIISTRSNWEHCKMRIFALANHKQDIVAQEKEMTEIMAKFRIRYTSLKMVDDISVQPKQETLDFFDKLISDFRKNEPDNTECCVTEIELQSLKDKTYRQLRLRELLLENSSQSTLVVMSLPMPRKGAVSAPLYMAWLEALTKDMPPTLLIRGNHTSVLTFYS, encoded by the exons gACACAAATATAGAGGCTGGTCAAATCGGAGTAACCCAGCAAGGACACACGGGAATAAAACTAGGATGGATCCAGGGTGTCCTCATACCATGTCTGCTCAATATATGGGGTGTAATGCTTTTCCTGCGACTGTCATGGGTAGTAGCACAGGCGGGCATACTGCAGAGCATCATCATAATCGGAATATCGGCAGCTGTCTGCGTCATCACAACGCTTAGCCTGAGCGCAATTAGTACTAATGGGGAAGTAAAGGGAG GTGGTATATATTTCATCATATCACGGACTCTGGGAGCGGAATTTGGAGCCTCGGTAGGAATCGTTTTTGCATTTGCAAATGCAGTTTCGGCATCGATGAATACCATTGGTTTCTGCGACTCCCTGAACGATTTGTTACGAGAGCATAACATGCAAATCATTGACAATGGGGTAAACGACGTTCGAATCGTTGGAATAATCGCATTGATCGTTATGATCATGATTTGCGCGATTGGAATGGAATGGGAGTCAAAG GCTCAAAACTTCCTTATAGCCATCATCGTCGCAGCTATCTTCGATTTTCTGATTGGTACTATCATAGGACCTAAGAATACGACGCAAGAAGCATATGGATTTCTTGGATTTTCCT CTGAAGTATTCATGAACAACCTGGGCCCGGATTATCGTTTTTCCGAGAACAGCAACCAAACGTTCTTCTCCGTGTTCGCCATTTTCTTTCCATCTGTAACGGGAATTCAAGCTGGTGCCAATATCTCCGGCGATTTGAAGGATCCAGCGAGCAGCATACCGATCGGAACACTTCTCGCGTTGCTAATCTCGATGCTCAGTTATGTCACTTTTGTCTTCTTCGCTGGTGGAGCGGCCATAAGGGATGCCAGTGGGATTGTCAGTGCAAATGATACCATCGTAAACTGCATTCCGAACGTCAACTGCACTTACGGATTACACAACAGTTACTCG GTGATGCAACTTATGTCGGTATGGGGTCCGTTGATCTACGCCGGCTGTTTCGCGGCAACCCTCTCTACAGCGTTGACAAACTTGCTATCGGTACCACGATTGATACAGGCGCTGGGACAAGACAGAATTTATCCCGGTTTGATTTACTTTAGCAAAAGTTACGGGAAACACGGTGAACCTTATCGTGGTTACGTGCTCACGTTCTTCGTGGCAGCGTTGTTCCTCTTGATAG CAAACTTGAACGTGGTCGCGCCTCTAATCTCAAACTTTTACCTGGCATCGTACGCGTTAATTAATTTTTGCACCTTTCACGCGGCGCTTATTCGGCCGCTTGGATGGCGACCCACATTCAGA TATTACAACACCTGGTTGTCTTTGTTCGGTTTTATCACATGTGTGTCCATAATGTTCCTCATTGATTGGGTGACTTCGCTGGTCACGTTTGTCATCATCTTCGCGTTGTATCTGATAGTGGTGTATCGGAAACCAGACGTGAATTGGGGTAGCAGTACGCAAGCACAAACCTACAAGACTGCGCTTTCTATCGTTTATCG ATTGAATTCTATCGACGAACATGTCAAAAATTATGCCCCACAAATTTTGGCACTGAGCGGAGCTCCTGGCGCCAGACCAGCGTTACTGCATCTGGCAAATCTCATCACGAAAAACCATTCGCTACTGATTTCCGGTGAAATACACCCA ACTCGTTTATCGTATCGTTTACGATCGATGAGACTGAGAAACGGTTATGCATGGTTACATCAACAACGGATAAAGTCGTTCTACCATGTAGTGGAGGATTTAAGCTTCGAACGGGGTGCATCAGCTTTGATGCAAGCAACAGGTGTCGGCAAGTTGGCACCGAACGTTGTTTTAATGGGTTACAAAACACACTGGTCAACGTGTAACCACAAGGATCTgcaagaatatttcaatgttcttcA TAACGCATTCGATCAGAAGTTAGCGGTAGCGATGTTACGAATCGCGGAGGGCTTAGATTGTTCGGAAGTTGCAACCGCGAATGGAGATGACGAACATGGTGTTTTAGCGCAAAGTAGCTACGATTTGACTGGAAGCACTTTGATGCACGTGGATAGCAATTTGTCAATGTCCAGTCAAATTCCAAGAGTGCAAAGCGTGCCAACAATAG GAACGCAATTCGTACCGGTAGACGCTCCACAAATTGTTAGAGATTCGCCTACTCACGGAAGTGCTCGTGACCATTTGAAGAACAAACGAAAACACGCGATAGAAAAATTAAT GGAGAAACGGCACGCAATGACACCGGTTCCTGAACGCTTAGCGATTTTCCAAAGAAAACACAAGAATGGTACAATCGACGTGTGGTGGTTGTACGACGATGGAG GTTTGACGATTCTTCTTCCGTATATAATCAGTACACGCTCGAATTGGGAGCATTGTAAAATGCGAATTTTCGCTCTGGCCAATCATAAACAAGATATAGTGGCCCAAGAGAAGGA AATGACCGAGATAATGGCAAAATTCAGGATAAGATATACCAGCCTGAAAATGGTAGACGACATAAGCGTTCAACCAAAGCAAGAAACGCTAGATTTCTTCGATAAACTTATATCTGACTTCCGAAAAAACGAGCCTGACAACACAG AATGTTGTGTAACAGAAATTGAACTTCAGTCTTTGAAAGATAAGACGTACCGGCAACTCAGACTGCGAGAATTACTATTGGAGAATTCCAGTCAATCCACGTTGGTTGTAAT GTCGTTGCCAATGCCAAGAAAAGGAGCAGTTTCAGCCCCACTTTACATGGCATGGCTGGAGGCTTTAACTAAAGATATGCCACCAACACTCTTGATACGCGGAAATCATACTTCTGTCTTAACGTTTTACTCGTAG
- the LOC126922385 gene encoding ATP-dependent (S)-NAD(P)H-hydrate dehydratase isoform X1 translates to MYLFIYTIVIICILYLLYIQLLLKNMYFATNDKIYMLGKFAYRNLVKCPLVSTMATSVSVDERMLKGIRKIIPNLNNTKYKGQDGRIGIFGGSVEYTGAPYYAAMSALRTGCDLVHIFCVKDASIPLKSFSPEPIVHPVLDQYDAIKQIRPWLDRLHVIVIGPGLGRDDKIFKTIVELISICRDMKKPLVIDADGLFLISQKPDIIKEYPGVILTPNAMEFSRLVKGILDKNVQPTPMIKANDVKHLADAFGKNVVILHKGAKDVIADGHKGTEAVSCGLAGSGRRCGGQGDLLSGALAVFWWWAICAGSSESALSPPIAASYAASRLVRECNASAYKIKQRGMLTCDILEQIQPVFARIFETHCNK, encoded by the exons atgtatttatttatatacaccattgttattatatgtatattgtatttgTTATATATACAACTGTTactgaaaaatatgtattttgCAACAAATGATAAGATATATATGTTAGGAAAG TTTGCCTACAGGAATTTAGTCAAGTGCCCATTAGTTTCCACTATGGCTACATCAGTGTCTGTTGATGAGCGTATGTTAAAAggaataagaaaaataattccAAATTTGAATAATACCAAATATAAAGGACAAGATGGTAGAATTGGAATATTTGGTGGTAGTGTTGAATATACTGGTGCCCCATATTATGCAGCAATGAGTGCACTTCGCACTGGATGTGACTTAGTGCACATATTTTGTGTGAAAGACGCGAGCATTCCTTTGAAATCATTCAGCCCAGAACCTATTGTTCACCCAGTTTTAGATCAATACGATGCAATTAAACAAATAAGGCCATGGCTTGATCGTTTACATGTAATTGTTATCGGACCAGGTCTTGGCAGAgatgataaaatatttaaaacaattgtcgaattaatttcaatttgtcGTGACATGAAAAAGCCACTAGTAATTGATGCAGATGGATTATTTCTAATTAGCCAAAAGCCTGATATTATAAAAGAGTATCCAGGTGTAATTCTTACTCCTAATGCAATGGAATTCAGTCGTCTTGTTAAAGGAATACTGGACAAAAATGTTCAACCTACTCCAATGATTAAAGCTAATGATGTTAAACATTTGGCAGATGCATTTGGCAAAAATGTAGTAATTTTGCACAAAGGAGCAAAGGATGTAATTGCAGATGGACATAAAGGTACAGAAGCTGTGTCATGTGGATTAGCAGGTTCTGGAAGAAGATGTGGAGGTCAAGGAGACTTACTATCTGGCGCGTTAGCTGTATTTTGGTGGTGGGCTATTTGCGCAGGAAGTAGTGAAAGTGCTTTGTCACCTCCAATAGCTGCAAGTTATGCTGCATCTAGATTAGTAAGAGAATGCAATGCATCTGCATATAAGATAAAGCAAAGGGGAATGCTAACATGTGATATATTGGAACAAATACAGCCAGTTTTTGCTAGAATTTTTGAAACTCATTGTAACAAGTGA
- the LOC126922385 gene encoding ATP-dependent (S)-NAD(P)H-hydrate dehydratase isoform X2, giving the protein MATSVSVDERMLKGIRKIIPNLNNTKYKGQDGRIGIFGGSVEYTGAPYYAAMSALRTGCDLVHIFCVKDASIPLKSFSPEPIVHPVLDQYDAIKQIRPWLDRLHVIVIGPGLGRDDKIFKTIVELISICRDMKKPLVIDADGLFLISQKPDIIKEYPGVILTPNAMEFSRLVKGILDKNVQPTPMIKANDVKHLADAFGKNVVILHKGAKDVIADGHKGTEAVSCGLAGSGRRCGGQGDLLSGALAVFWWWAICAGSSESALSPPIAASYAASRLVRECNASAYKIKQRGMLTCDILEQIQPVFARIFETHCNK; this is encoded by the coding sequence ATGGCTACATCAGTGTCTGTTGATGAGCGTATGTTAAAAggaataagaaaaataattccAAATTTGAATAATACCAAATATAAAGGACAAGATGGTAGAATTGGAATATTTGGTGGTAGTGTTGAATATACTGGTGCCCCATATTATGCAGCAATGAGTGCACTTCGCACTGGATGTGACTTAGTGCACATATTTTGTGTGAAAGACGCGAGCATTCCTTTGAAATCATTCAGCCCAGAACCTATTGTTCACCCAGTTTTAGATCAATACGATGCAATTAAACAAATAAGGCCATGGCTTGATCGTTTACATGTAATTGTTATCGGACCAGGTCTTGGCAGAgatgataaaatatttaaaacaattgtcgaattaatttcaatttgtcGTGACATGAAAAAGCCACTAGTAATTGATGCAGATGGATTATTTCTAATTAGCCAAAAGCCTGATATTATAAAAGAGTATCCAGGTGTAATTCTTACTCCTAATGCAATGGAATTCAGTCGTCTTGTTAAAGGAATACTGGACAAAAATGTTCAACCTACTCCAATGATTAAAGCTAATGATGTTAAACATTTGGCAGATGCATTTGGCAAAAATGTAGTAATTTTGCACAAAGGAGCAAAGGATGTAATTGCAGATGGACATAAAGGTACAGAAGCTGTGTCATGTGGATTAGCAGGTTCTGGAAGAAGATGTGGAGGTCAAGGAGACTTACTATCTGGCGCGTTAGCTGTATTTTGGTGGTGGGCTATTTGCGCAGGAAGTAGTGAAAGTGCTTTGTCACCTCCAATAGCTGCAAGTTATGCTGCATCTAGATTAGTAAGAGAATGCAATGCATCTGCATATAAGATAAAGCAAAGGGGAATGCTAACATGTGATATATTGGAACAAATACAGCCAGTTTTTGCTAGAATTTTTGAAACTCATTGTAACAAGTGA